Part of the Cyprinus carpio isolate SPL01 chromosome A23, ASM1834038v1, whole genome shotgun sequence genome, TGTTCCTCTTCCAGTTTGGAGTTTCCTGTTCTTGCCTGGCCATGAACCAGGGTCAACAGGTAATCCTAATTAACTTTAAAGCACTCTTGTTGTTGTTGCACAATTGTTTGTTGAGAAACTGAGTGTGATTCCtggtttttgtcttgtcacattCCCAAAACAGGAGAAGCTGCTGAATTCATCCTGGGGAATGATGAATGACAACACAAGAATCAGCATTGAGAAGAAGCTGGACTGCTGTGGCTTGTTCAACAATACACAGAACCTGGGAGTGTTTATGTCTGACTTTCAACTCTGTGATGCTGTAAGAATATATCCTTGTGTtcgcttttgttttattttggctaTTTGACACTTTAGTGAACAGATAaaatagagaaagaaaaggaaattgGGTAGGAAAGGGGGTGAGCATGACAAAAAGCACGAGCTGCAAGAATTTAATCTGGTCCACATCTTATTCTGGCTCGCTTAGACTGTGAGAAATTGTCTGATCAACCCGCTACAGTTTATGGTGCATTTGTATCTGATAATAACACGAAACCTGATTGGTGAATGCTGAGTTACCCGAATGTGAAAAATGAAGATGAATACCCTGTTTTCTTTTCCTGCAGCCATGTGTAAAAAAGAGCTCCTGCCTCACCTGCGGTGAAAAGATGCTTCAGCATTCATCAGAAGCTCTGAAGATCCTTGGAGGAGTCGGCCTCTTTTTCAGCTTTACAGAGGTTAGTTCAGATCACATGTTGTCTGGGTCACATGTGCAAGGATCAACAAAGTTGTGGTAACTACTCTGAgatttttttacccagtcatttaaaaataacacatttcagagctgtaacaacaataccgtggtACTgggatatttttgcttaaggttatcataccgtaaAAATCTCATAACGGCCCATgcctaattataatataatattattttaggaaaatttgtttatttaatattgaacaTTGATCTCTTATTTAATCATAttgcttatatataaatatgtcacTTTCAGCCATGCATTCAAGTGTTAATTTGCCTTAAATGATGGAATCACTTTAGCACGTGGACTTGAATGACTTTTTGCTTATTACAGCTATTATGCACCAGTATTTTGTTTCTAATCTATATTTTTATCCTTTCTCTCAGATCTTAGGAGTTTGGCTGGCCATGCGCTACAGGAACCAAAAGGACCCGAGGGCGAACCCCAGTGCTTTCTTATAGTCCCTCAGACCGTCTGTCCTAAACTATGTTTAGACTAGTCCAGCTATTCCAGTTCCCTTTTGCACAGGTAGAGTGGAGCGCACCAAGAGACCATTAAAGCATTAAACGCAGAACACAACCACAGATCCCGCTAACAAACTCACATTTGCACACCCGGTTCAGAACACACTAGATAACACAccgcacaaacaaacacatctattTTGATGACCCATTTTCCACACAAGGTCTGCAGAGGGCTAATTTAAACCAGCAGGAGGAGGTTTCATGTATGATAGGAAGCTCATTCTGGCACTTCCCCCATCCTTGATGTGAGAAACTCTTCCTGTTTCCTGTATGCAAAACGAAAATCTGCAATGTAAAGCCATCGGTGTCTGCATGTTCATAGCCTCAGTTTCTTGTGACACGGTCAGCTCACTTATGTACACATAACTAGGTATATAGTGCTGAAATGGTTCCTGTAGTTTCAGTGTAACAGAAAGTTAACCCACATAAACTATGTTAATGTTTAGTATCAGTTAGTCATGTATCTCCCAGGAAAACCGCATCCATGTCCGCTTTGAATCAGTGCAGACCTGAAAAACACCTGTGTTTTGTGCAATGCTTTATGAAGTCCGTCTCGATGAGGTGACCAGTCCAGCCTATGGGATATTAGTTTAGGAATTAGACATAAAACGTGAATATTCAAAAAACACTTGTCTTACTGTGTGTAACTGAGCCATGTGAATGGGAGCTTTTCCCCTGCCGATGGACTGCAGCCCTCCTGTTGTACATAGTCTTTACCGTGACAGGGTCGACGTTCAACCAATTTACAGATTCTTTTCCATTCTTATTTAAACCGCAGAGATCCTACCACCTCAGCCGGGTCTCGCTATTCTCACTGGACTTTTTAAGTTCTTCATTTCCTTTGAAGCTTAGTATTACTCATGGATATAGTGTTTTAATATCTTATGCTTTGATTTGTGGATGTTTGTTGAAATAATTTTGGCGTGCTATTTGCTCAGTTATCTGTCAGCTTGGTTTAAGCCATATACTCATGCACTAActtgcagtttttattatttgcaatcATGTATCGCTTCTttccagctatttttaaaaagtactaaCGGCATCAGGTCCATAATTTTAGCACTGATTAATGTGCCATTTCAGTtaaaaatttcttattttgtgttttgccaaatctctctctttttgttgttgttgcgcttataattttttcttgttttgtgcgAATAGTGTTAAGTTGCCAAGTGTGCATTTTTTGCAATGTTAAACATTGTTATTGTAGTAGATAGATCATTTGTAATGACTTTTGTGCACATGCATATGTTAATTCCATATGTCCAGTATGTTCTTGTGTTAATTTGCTTATGCATATTAATAGAGGAACATACTGGCTAATACTCAAAGTCTTAACCGATTTAGTTTCCGCCCCACATGAttgagaaaatggaaacactgaACCATCACTCAGTGCAGCTTAAATGTGTTCTGCTTCACTTGGTCATGGTATTATGAGTGTGTTTCACTGATGGATTTTGAAGAGGTGAAATCAATGTCTGTGCTATAGTAGTTATTTATTGCAATTGTGAGAAGGCCACGTTACCCGACTCGGTAAGCTGTAAGCACCACTTTCCCTGGATTTGCCTTGTATTTTTGAAACTGACTTTTCCAATTAAATATTCTTAGATCAATATCTGTgaaattctctcttttttttattgtgcactCATCATGAGTTGTGTTCcttaactggttttgcttcaaaactcattaaaattttacatttgacaTTAAGTGGTGACCCAACAGTATCAAACCcgtgtttaaaggaatagttcacccccacaaatgttttttagatttgctgaaaatttacaggccatccaagaggagttcatttattcattagaaCAGGTTTAGAGAAAtttagaattacatcacttgctcaccaatggatgctctgaagtgaatgggtgccgtcagaatgagttcaaaccgctgataaaaacatcacagtaatccacaagtaattcacaccactccagtccatcagttaacatcttgtgaagtgaaaagctgtgtgtttgtaagaaagaaatcTATCATTAATATGTCCATATATTAGCTTTTTCCcgtaaaaaacattttctcatctgaatcagcagAGAAATATACACCGTTTACAAgtcaaaacagtccaaaactgttctaaacaaatgattacttgtggatcattatgatgtttttatcagatgtttggactctcattctgttggcacccattcactgtagaggatccattggtgaacaagctacatttctccaaatctgttctctgatgaagaaacaaactctacatctcGAATGGGCTGATTGTGAGGATATTTTCATCAAATGtgaatttttgggtggactattcctttaacttaCTTTGGTCTGTTATTTTACCTTGCATAATTTTGTTCATAACTTTTGAGAATCAGGCCATTTTGTTAATCTTGTCCATGTTTCATGTCAGTCAGATTTGTTCTACTTCTACAAAGTGAATTTGAATAGAGTTTGATGGGACACACAGCCTTTTACGTCATCATCAAAATATATGGGAAGTACTTCTCCATTTTAAAAGTGTTGATAATCctgtttaatttgcatttattttaaatgtacatgatTGTGGTGACATTTTATCATTTGCAATTAGCATTTGCCCCCAACTCCAAAAAAAAATGGGTCGCAACGTATCAACTGACAACCACTGGATTAGAATATCAAAGCAAACTGTAATTTGTTGTCATTGCTTTTTGTCTTTAAACtgcaaataatcaaatattacacAACAAACATACTTTAAAAACACAAGTTTTACATCTTTTTATTTCCACTGCTAATAATCCATTATTACGTAAGGATGATCCTAaaaaaagacatgtttttttttttttccagctccTTACTTTGTATTCAGTGTTGAGgtgtttttttcctgtaaacaatTTACACTAGGCTGTTATATTTAGATTATGCAACTTGTGTAGGGGTGTAGGAGTGTGTAAAATGATTCATACCAGTACTAAAAAATATTCCACTGTAAACAATGTTATCTTACAAGATGTTCCCCTTGTGAGAGACAAACACTCATGCTATAAGGGTAAATTTGTTGTTGTGATGTCTCTCAGAGGTAAAAGATCCACTTCAAATTCCAGCATaaacaataagctttgtgctgtGTGTCTGCTGATTTATATTGTGCCCATGATCATGTAGTGCTTTTATATAATGGgtgaagtcattataatctgGTTTTAGGCAAGTGTATTTGCACCTCAAAATGCTCTGCCTCTATGTGGTGCTTACTggaacaaaaacagcaaaatgctGCGTTTAGATACCGTTTAGGATCCAAAAAGCAAAGCTTGGTCTAATATGTAAAAGCTTTGCTTTTAGAGCTTATTCTGTGCATGTATAGTATTTGTAATCCACAATCCaaacattgttattgttaactaaagctaaaactatcAAAAAGTGCTTTCTGAAtacattgctgaaataaaatataaatattagatcaaaATTTAAAAGAGAATTAGACAAATAGAAAATCATAAAACTACAGAAgttactacaattaaaaatatttaaatatttgtgcttttttaaattaaatatgacacaaaaaaaaaattaaaaaaaaaaaattaaaaaaaaaaaaactaaaaaaactaaaaaaaaaaataaaagaaaaagaaatgcaataaaaaattaataaaacctaaattcaaatttaaaaaactataaaagctcattcaaattattaataaatactagtatataataaatattgctaAAATTATTAATCTCTCCCATCATGCAAAATCATAACATTTAAAGTTGTGCATGACCCCTTGAACTGAAtataatggggaaaaaagtgaggaaaaaatgacaaaagcacagcaaaattaccaaaacttaaacataaatttaaaatgaagtgaaaatatgcaaataaaagctcattcaaattaataaatactagaacATAATGTCAAAATATCACTGGTTCATATAAAATCACAACATTTGAAGTTGTGCATGACCCCTCAAACTGAATATACTGAACAAAACTTAAGTGATAAAATAATTGAGGATGTGATATATTGTGAATAATGACAGACAGAGGTTTTCAGGCTTTAGATGCAACTATACAATTGACTcaattttattgcttttataaaggtaaatgtaaataaatgtctgCAGTATCCTAATGCCATTATATAACCTTATCATTTGCACTGATGAGCTTCAGTGCATCAATAATCTGTTGTGGCCACAACAAATAGATCGAATGGTTCACAGCTGAAAGCACTTCATGGATAAACACATCAGCTGAATTTAAAATGGAACGACAGTGCATTTTATTATTAGAGCTGGACAATTTTGCGGTTCAATTAGATGCAAAGTGTACCATTTATGAAGCTTGTctattattgtataattttgtagaatttttattttaataacgtTTTAATTCTTGAaggcttattttttgttttgtgctcaTGTAAGTAAAATGTGCACTGTAAGGTGTCTGGTTTCCTTGAATTTCCGGACATGCTCAGCAAAGCAAGCCCCCCATCCTCTCAGCACACTTGGGCTCTGTGTTGGGACACTTGCCAGTTTTCACTCCTTTCTACAAGTGTCCATATGCACTAACAGGTCTGACCACCTGTCTAGAGACCAATATAGCAAAAGGTCTATGAGATTTTTGAGAAGCAGCCTTAGCAAAGACCTAAATGTAGTAGTGCAACATATGGAGTATGATGATCAGCAATGGGAAAACGACTCTCTGCATCCTGACCTGTGAGGTGTTATCTGCTATGACGAATGCCATTTTTGTTGGCTGAGTCTTTTGAAGACATATAATGAAGCCGTTTACGATATCTCATGCTGATCCAGTCGGACAAACAGAAAGAGTAATCTCCCCTCAGAACAAGGAGACAAGGGGGTCAATAGCAGCATAAATAATGGAATGGACTAGATGCATGCTGTTCGTGCAAATGAAGACGGACCAGCCTAACTGTCTGTGGGTAATGAGATTTGAGCGTGTACTGTGTCCTCGCTGCGTGAGACACACAGCATCAGATGACCTGTTTGGAAAGGACGGCCCTGGTATAGTGTTTGGAGTGACAAGCCAACCTGTGTGCTTTCTAAACTCTTTTAGGACTAAGCTTAAGGGAGTAGTTTGCCCAAAGAATGAAAATCTGCtgagaatttactcaccctcaggccattcaaggagtagatgagtttgtttcttcatcagaacagatttggagaaatttacattgcttgttcaccaatggatcctctgcagtgaatgggtgccgtcagaacggcgacaacatcacaataattcacaagtaaacCACACAACTCCAGACCATCAATTAACATGTTGTGAAATGTAAATCTgcatgcttgtaaaaaaaaaatccatcataaaagaaagtaagtcatagaGCTTAGGTTGTGTTAGTCTTGTGGtatattggtttttatttatcGTGCAAGGGGACACGGGTTCACATCTTGTTTGAACATGATGTTTTTTAAACCAAGCAAAATTACAGCTGAACTTGACAGTGATCAGGATGCATTTTCATTGTATGCATAAGAGAAGCTTTGATGTTATGATAATAActctgtttgtgttccacagacaaaAAAGTCATAGAAGTTTCAAGTGACGTGAAGGTGGGTACATGATGATCAAAGCGAATGTAAATGATCTGTGTAAAGTGCAAGTAGATTGAATGGATCAAATTAACATGTGAGTGGCCAACCGACCaaaacaagacatttataatgttacaaaaaaattctatttcaaataaatgctgttcttttgaactttttgattaatcaacgaatcctgaaaaaaaaaaaaatgcatcacagtttccaatagttaatatattcaaatagaagttattttaaacaatattgctgttttactgtatttttgatccaataaatgcaccCTTTGTGAGCGAGAGCcttgatttaaaaacattaaatatggaaGTGCGCgtggtaatatttttaataaattattttttgttcattttatacgTGCATTTAGTTACATAGCAGATGCTGTaatccaaagggacttacaaatgaggagaataGAAGCAATAATAtttaagtgctgtgacaagtctcagttagtctagtgcAGTACAagaaacaaagtttttttttttataagtataatAGAAAAAGAATGAAGAATGCTATAGTCAGagtgtcattttttaataataataaaaaaacaagtcaaacgaatagagaatgctagtatTAGAGGGtcaattgttttataaataaaaagaaaacaagtagatagggTCAGGTGCAGATGG contains:
- the LOC109078876 gene encoding tetraspanin-31-like; the encoded protein is MVCGGFTCSKNALCSLNVVYMLVGLLLIVVAAWGKGFGIVSSIHIIGGVIAVGFFLLLIAIVGLIGAVNHHQVMLFFYMVILFVVFLFQFGVSCSCLAMNQGQQEKLLNSSWGMMNDNTRISIEKKLDCCGLFNNTQNLGVFMSDFQLCDAPCVKKSSCLTCGEKMLQHSSEALKILGGVGLFFSFTEILGVWLAMRYRNQKDPRANPSAFL